From one Desulforegulaceae bacterium genomic stretch:
- a CDS encoding GPR1/FUN34/YaaH family transporter, which produces MTEIKHSFATPAPAGLGALVVACFGFGAVFLGKIELAGLPLLAAWLFGGGIVQFTVAVIELKDHNVTGGNVFLFFCAFFMFAACFSTLAKFFMIKSGITPHVVIEGWCWMAGALFLTVVTPAYLKTSLLLFIVVILLDIALWLIFLLDMGVASTGVKPIIGWVLITAGFIALYIIGAVTNNTVFNRTVLPLPGPIVK; this is translated from the coding sequence ATGACAGAAATTAAGCATTCCTTCGCAACTCCTGCACCTGCAGGGCTTGGAGCACTTGTTGTAGCATGTTTTGGTTTTGGAGCTGTTTTTCTTGGTAAAATAGAATTAGCAGGTCTGCCTTTGCTTGCTGCTTGGCTTTTTGGGGGCGGAATTGTTCAGTTTACAGTTGCCGTTATTGAGCTAAAAGATCATAATGTTACAGGAGGTAATGTATTTCTCTTTTTTTGTGCCTTTTTCATGTTTGCTGCTTGCTTTAGTACTTTGGCAAAGTTTTTCATGATTAAATCAGGGATTACACCTCATGTAGTTATCGAGGGATGGTGTTGGATGGCAGGAGCTTTGTTTCTTACAGTAGTAACACCTGCTTATTTGAAAACATCTTTGCTTTTATTTATTGTTGTTATTCTCCTTGACATAGCTTTATGGCTTATTTTTTTGCTTGACATGGGGGTTGCTTCAACTGGGGTAAAACCGATTATAGGATGGGTTCTGATTACAGCAGGATTTATTGCTCTTTATATAATTGGTGCAGTTACTAATAATACTGTTTTTAATAGGACTGTCTTACCTCTTCCTGGTCCAATAGTTAAATAG
- a CDS encoding 3-hydroxybutyryl-CoA dehydrogenase codes for MEIKLFGVVGAGQMGNGIAQVAAQSGLDVIMYDISDEACEKGLSVIEKNLSRSVSKERMTDDEKNQIMKRIKTSSDLSGLKDADFVVEAAVEREDLKFKLFKDLDGICKKDIILATNTSSIPIGRIASQTKRPEKVIGMHFMNPVPVMKLVEIIRGLETDQKTFDITIGLIDKFGKTPAESSDFPGFIANRILMPMLNEAVFTLYHGVGTKEAIDSAMKLGMNHPMGPLALADLIGLDTCLAIMETLHKGFGDSKYRPCPLLRKYVEAGRLGRKTGRGFYEYN; via the coding sequence ATGGAAATTAAACTTTTTGGTGTGGTTGGGGCCGGTCAAATGGGGAATGGAATTGCACAGGTTGCAGCTCAAAGTGGCCTAGATGTAATAATGTATGACATCAGCGATGAAGCATGTGAAAAGGGTCTTTCAGTTATAGAAAAAAATCTTTCAAGATCTGTATCCAAAGAAAGAATGACTGATGATGAAAAAAATCAAATTATGAAAAGAATTAAAACCTCATCAGATCTATCTGGTTTAAAGGATGCTGACTTTGTTGTAGAGGCTGCAGTTGAAAGAGAAGATCTTAAGTTTAAGCTTTTTAAAGACCTTGATGGGATTTGTAAAAAAGATATTATTCTTGCAACAAACACTTCTTCCATTCCAATAGGAAGAATAGCATCCCAGACAAAAAGGCCAGAAAAAGTAATTGGAATGCATTTTATGAATCCAGTTCCGGTTATGAAGCTTGTAGAAATTATCCGAGGTCTTGAAACTGATCAAAAAACTTTTGATATTACAATTGGCCTGATTGATAAGTTTGGAAAAACTCCTGCGGAGTCAAGCGATTTTCCTGGATTTATAGCAAACAGAATTCTTATGCCAATGCTTAATGAAGCTGTTTTTACACTTTATCACGGTGTGGGAACAAAAGAGGCTATAGACTCAGCGATGAAGCTTGGTATGAATCATCCAATGGGCCCGCTTGCACTGGCAGATCTCATTGGTCTTGATACCTGTCTTGCAATCATGGAAACTCTTCATAAAGGTTTTGGTGATTCCAAGTATCGTCCATGCCCATTGCTTAGAAAATATGTTGAAGCAGGCAGGCTTGGTCGAAAAACAGGTCGCGGGTTTTATGAGTATAACTAA
- the thiC gene encoding phosphomethylpyrimidine synthase ThiC encodes MATQLTYALEGKITKAMEEVAEDENYSPEEICEKVKSGRVVIPINKNRSFRAVGIGEGLKTKVNANIGTSPSRHCMESELLKLKTAVEAGADAVMDLSTGGNLSEILKEIISKSPVMIGTVPIYKVVSKYISSGRQALEFTKEDLFEEILFHAKSGVDFITVHCGITKHTVSVLENCDRKMGIVSRGGSFLAEWIVRNKKENPLYEYFDELLDICLKYDLTLSLGDGLRPGAICDAEDRAQISELITLGELTKRARARGVQVMIEGPGHVPLNRIAGDMKQQKRFCENAPYYVLGPLPTDVAPGYDHIVGAIGGAVAAANGADFLCYVTPAEHLTLPDLEDVRLGVVTSKIAAHIGDIEKGVKGAWERNLEMADARRNFDWEKMFELSIDPELARKRRNSSEDSKRDVCTMCGDLCALKTWDRAVNSK; translated from the coding sequence ATGGCTACCCAGCTAACTTATGCACTTGAAGGTAAAATTACCAAAGCAATGGAAGAAGTGGCAGAAGATGAAAATTATAGCCCTGAGGAAATTTGTGAAAAGGTCAAGTCAGGAAGAGTTGTTATTCCAATAAATAAAAACAGAAGTTTTAGAGCTGTTGGAATTGGAGAGGGTTTAAAAACCAAAGTTAACGCCAATATTGGGACTTCTCCAAGCCGTCATTGTATGGAATCAGAGCTCTTAAAGCTTAAAACAGCAGTTGAGGCAGGAGCTGATGCTGTTATGGATCTTTCCACTGGGGGAAATCTTTCTGAAATTTTGAAAGAAATTATTTCAAAATCTCCTGTAATGATAGGAACAGTGCCTATTTATAAGGTTGTGTCAAAGTATATATCAAGCGGAAGGCAGGCTCTTGAATTTACTAAGGAAGACCTTTTTGAAGAAATTCTTTTTCATGCAAAATCAGGGGTTGATTTTATTACAGTTCATTGCGGAATTACAAAGCATACTGTTTCAGTTCTTGAAAATTGTGATAGAAAAATGGGGATAGTTTCAAGAGGCGGCAGTTTTCTTGCAGAGTGGATTGTGAGAAATAAAAAGGAAAATCCATTATATGAATATTTTGATGAGCTTCTTGATATTTGCCTTAAATATGATCTCACCCTTTCACTTGGAGACGGACTCCGACCTGGAGCAATCTGTGATGCTGAGGACCGAGCTCAAATTTCTGAACTTATAACTCTTGGTGAACTTACTAAAAGAGCAAGGGCAAGGGGAGTTCAGGTAATGATTGAAGGGCCTGGTCATGTTCCTTTAAATAGAATTGCAGGGGATATGAAACAGCAAAAAAGATTTTGTGAAAATGCTCCATATTATGTCTTAGGCCCGCTTCCTACAGATGTCGCTCCAGGATATGATCACATTGTCGGAGCAATTGGAGGTGCTGTTGCCGCAGCCAATGGAGCTGATTTTCTTTGTTATGTAACACCTGCAGAGCATCTTACTCTTCCGGATCTTGAAGATGTAAGACTGGGTGTTGTTACTTCAAAAATTGCGGCTCATATAGGAGATATAGAAAAAGGTGTGAAAGGTGCCTGGGAAAGAAATCTTGAAATGGCTGATGCCAGGAGAAATTTTGACTGGGAAAAAATGTTTGAACTTTCAATAGATCCTGAGCTTGCAAGAAAAAGAAGGAATTCTTCTGAAGACAGTAAAAGAGATGTTTGCACAATGTGTGGTGACTTATGTGCATTAAAAACTTGGGACAGAGCAGTTAACTCAAAATAA
- a CDS encoding GGDEF domain-containing protein yields the protein MRTILKKILIIECLGFVSILVSLWMVEVFNLFHYLFGFEKTSINWAEIYFNSALIIIISIIVVSFTRKMHEKIEDIGMRDLLTGLFNRRYVHEYFEKVKEKKIKRFFSFILCDLDHFKKVNDTYGHDCGDYVLKETARIMKSKIRDGDLASRWGGEEFLLVLPDLEADSAFDVAERIRKELFDFEFSWGSEKFKISMSFGVAGNWLYDNHPYDIITIADEKLYEAKNTGRNKVVC from the coding sequence ATGCGAACAATTTTAAAAAAAATACTTATTATAGAATGTTTAGGGTTTGTCTCTATTTTAGTTTCCCTGTGGATGGTTGAGGTTTTTAATCTTTTCCATTATCTTTTTGGATTTGAAAAAACTTCAATAAACTGGGCTGAAATCTATTTTAATTCTGCTTTAATTATTATTATATCAATTATAGTAGTTTCTTTCACAAGGAAGATGCATGAAAAAATAGAAGATATTGGAATGCGGGATTTGTTGACAGGTCTTTTTAACAGAAGATATGTACACGAGTATTTTGAAAAGGTTAAAGAAAAAAAAATAAAAAGATTTTTTTCTTTTATCCTTTGTGATTTGGATCATTTTAAAAAAGTTAATGATACTTATGGACATGATTGCGGAGACTATGTTCTTAAAGAAACCGCCCGAATTATGAAAAGTAAAATCAGAGATGGAGATCTTGCCAGCAGATGGGGTGGAGAAGAGTTCCTTCTAGTCTTACCGGATCTTGAAGCTGATTCTGCTTTTGATGTTGCGGAAAGAATTAGAAAAGAATTGTTTGATTTTGAATTTTCCTGGGGTAGTGAGAAATTTAAAATTTCAATGAGCTTTGGAGTCGCTGGAAACTGGCTGTATGATAATCATCCCTACGATATTATAACCATTGCCGACGAAAAGCTTTATGAAGCTAAAAATACAGGGAGAAATAAAGTTGTGTGTTAG
- the ettA gene encoding energy-dependent translational throttle protein EttA → MSNDPHKIIYSMMKVSKFHQNKPVIKDISLSYFYGAKIGVLGLNGAGKSTLLRIMAGVDKEFNGEAVLSPGYSVGFLEQEPELDPEKTVREIVEEGMQELVDLLKEYNSISEKFAEPMSDDEMTALIEKQGELQEKLDTLDAWDVDSRLEMAMDALRCPPSDTKTKVLSGGEKRRVALCRLLLQKPDILLLDEPTNHLDAETIAWLEHHLHTYQGTIIAVTHDRYFLDNVAGWILELDQGYGIPWKGNYSSWLEQKQNRLNLEDKKETERQKTLQRELEWIKMSPKGRQAKSKARINSYESLLKQGSEKRIEDLKIYIPPGPRLGNKVIEAENLSKAFDDKLLFENMNFMLPPGGIVGIIGPNGAGKTTLFKMITGQEKPTSGTLSIGESVKLAYADQLRGTLDPEKSIWEVISGGNDTIELGGREVNSRAYVGRFNFSGSDQQKQVKMLSGGERNRVHLACILKDGANVLLLDEPTNDLDVNTMRALEEALENFGGCAVIISHDRWFLDRVATHILAFEGDSNLVWFEGNYSDYEKDKKKRLGKAAEIPRRIKYRQLTR, encoded by the coding sequence ATGAGTAATGATCCGCATAAAATAATTTATTCAATGATGAAAGTCAGTAAATTTCATCAGAATAAACCAGTTATAAAAGATATTTCACTTTCATATTTTTATGGAGCCAAAATTGGAGTTTTAGGACTTAACGGAGCAGGGAAAAGTACTCTTTTAAGAATCATGGCAGGGGTTGATAAAGAATTTAATGGTGAGGCAGTTCTTTCACCTGGATATTCGGTTGGATTTCTTGAGCAGGAACCAGAGCTTGATCCTGAAAAAACAGTAAGAGAAATTGTTGAAGAAGGAATGCAGGAGCTTGTTGATCTTTTAAAAGAATACAATTCAATAAGTGAAAAATTTGCTGAACCAATGTCTGATGATGAAATGACTGCACTTATAGAAAAGCAGGGCGAACTTCAGGAAAAATTAGACACTCTTGATGCCTGGGATGTTGATTCAAGGCTTGAAATGGCAATGGACGCATTGAGATGTCCTCCTTCAGATACAAAAACAAAAGTATTGTCAGGCGGTGAAAAAAGAAGAGTGGCTCTTTGCAGGCTTTTGCTTCAAAAGCCAGATATTCTTCTTCTTGACGAGCCCACAAACCATCTTGACGCTGAAACTATTGCTTGGCTTGAACATCATCTTCATACTTATCAAGGTACAATTATTGCTGTTACCCATGATAGGTATTTTCTCGATAATGTTGCAGGATGGATTTTGGAACTTGATCAGGGTTATGGTATCCCCTGGAAGGGAAATTATTCTTCGTGGCTTGAGCAGAAACAAAACAGACTGAACCTGGAAGATAAAAAAGAAACTGAAAGACAAAAAACCCTTCAAAGGGAACTTGAGTGGATAAAAATGTCTCCAAAAGGAAGACAGGCAAAATCAAAAGCAAGAATAAACTCTTATGAATCCCTTTTAAAGCAGGGCAGTGAAAAAAGAATTGAAGATCTTAAAATTTATATTCCGCCGGGGCCAAGGCTTGGAAATAAGGTGATTGAAGCTGAAAATCTTTCAAAGGCTTTTGATGATAAACTTTTGTTTGAAAATATGAATTTTATGCTTCCTCCCGGTGGGATTGTAGGAATTATCGGGCCCAATGGTGCTGGTAAAACAACTCTTTTCAAAATGATAACAGGGCAGGAAAAGCCAACTTCAGGTACTTTGTCAATAGGCGAGTCTGTAAAGCTTGCATATGCTGATCAATTAAGGGGAACTCTTGATCCTGAAAAATCCATTTGGGAAGTTATTTCAGGAGGAAATGACACTATTGAGCTTGGAGGCAGAGAAGTTAATTCAAGAGCTTATGTAGGAAGATTTAATTTTTCAGGCAGTGACCAGCAAAAACAGGTAAAAATGCTTTCAGGCGGTGAAAGAAACAGGGTTCATCTTGCCTGTATTTTAAAAGACGGAGCCAATGTTTTACTTCTTGACGAACCTACAAATGATCTTGATGTAAATACAATGAGGGCTCTTGAAGAAGCTTTGGAAAATTTCGGAGGCTGTGCTGTGATAATAAGCCATGACAGGTGGTTTCTTGACAGAGTGGCAACCCATATTCTTGCTTTTGAAGGAGATTCAAATTTAGTCTGGTTCGAGGGTAACTATTCTGATTATGAAAAGGACAAAAAGAAAAGACTTGGAAAGGCTGCTGAAATTCCCAGGCGAATAAAATACAGACAGCTTACCAGGTAA